One genomic region from Cetobacterium sp. 8H encodes:
- a CDS encoding bifunctional riboflavin kinase/FAD synthetase produces MKIVEDILLTDEKFKDTYIAIGAFDGIHMGHRELISRAVKKAKEKGGKSVVFTFLNHPMEVTNRTNAPKLINSLEEKKHIIESLGVDYLIMQPFTKEFSNKTPEEFVDEILRDILNAKEVFVGFNFSFGKGGRGSIENLKNFGQKDDIKINVIEAIKLKDQVISSTFIREMLALGKLDIANRSLGQPFLVIGEVVHGRKLGRVMGFPTANLKILNKIYPPFGIYGGKVRIEGEDKFWHAVINIGKNPTLKPDERSIEVHILDFEKDIYGKKIYVSLMEFLREEKKFNSMEELKETIKNDVLNWKNKIKGINNGNSIKNR; encoded by the coding sequence ATGAAAATAGTAGAAGATATTTTGCTTACTGATGAAAAATTTAAAGATACTTACATAGCTATCGGAGCGTTTGACGGGATACATATGGGACATAGGGAGCTTATTTCTAGAGCTGTAAAAAAAGCTAAAGAAAAAGGTGGGAAATCGGTTGTATTTACATTTTTAAACCATCCTATGGAGGTAACTAATAGAACTAATGCTCCAAAACTAATAAATTCTTTAGAGGAAAAGAAGCACATAATAGAATCTTTAGGGGTAGACTATTTAATTATGCAGCCTTTTACAAAAGAGTTCTCTAACAAGACACCAGAGGAGTTTGTAGATGAAATACTAAGAGATATTTTAAATGCTAAAGAGGTGTTCGTAGGATTCAATTTTTCTTTTGGTAAAGGTGGAAGGGGAAGTATTGAAAATTTAAAAAATTTCGGGCAAAAAGATGATATAAAAATAAATGTAATAGAAGCAATTAAATTAAAAGATCAAGTTATAAGTTCAACTTTTATAAGAGAGATGCTAGCTCTAGGAAAATTAGATATAGCTAACAGGTCTTTAGGGCAACCTTTTCTTGTTATTGGAGAGGTTGTTCATGGAAGAAAATTAGGAAGAGTTATGGGATTTCCAACAGCCAATCTTAAAATTTTAAATAAAATTTATCCTCCTTTTGGAATTTATGGTGGGAAGGTTAGAATAGAAGGTGAAGATAAATTTTGGCATGCGGTTATTAATATTGGAAAAAATCCAACATTAAAACCAGATGAAAGAAGTATAGAGGTTCATATATTAGATTTTGAAAAAGATATTTATGGGAAAAAAATATATGTTTCTTTAATGGAATTTTTGAGAGAGGAAAAAAAGTTTAATTCAATGGAAGAGTTGAAAGAGACTATAAAAAATGATGTTTTGAATTGGAAAAATAAAATCAAAGGAATAAATAATGGAAATAGTATTAAAAATAGATAA
- the ptsG gene encoding glucose-specific PTS transporter subunit IIBC, with the protein MKIFAEVQKIGKALMTPVAILPAAGIFLAAGNKLGIPLMEQAGGVIFGNLPLLFAVGAAIGLVGGDGIAALAAIVALLIMNTTMGILTDAAAGIAAGNPAFSEVLGIPTLQTGVFGGLIAGIIAAVCYKKFYRTELPAFLGFFAGKRLVPIMTAIVAFLVGMAMPYIWQPVQAGLAQLSYLANETNTNISTFLFGVTERALIPFGLHHIFYAPFWFQFGDYTNAAGQIVNGDQAIWFAMLKDGVHSFNSATYAGAGKFMTGKFPFMMFGLPAAALAMYNEAKTENKKMAAGILFSAALTSFLTGITEPLEFSFLFVAPILYGIHCVFAGLSFMLMNMFKVRIGMTFSGGVIDYIMFGVLPGSEGFETNWPMVIIVGIGFSVIYYFGFRFFIRKFNLMTPGREVVTDTDNSQPKAQGSELATLVLAALGGKENVISVDACITRLRLEVKDTALVNDAELKKLGASGVLKVGQNGVQAIFGAKAQFIANDIKAL; encoded by the coding sequence ATGAAAATATTTGCTGAAGTTCAAAAAATCGGTAAAGCATTAATGACACCGGTTGCTATTCTACCTGCTGCTGGTATATTTCTTGCTGCTGGTAATAAGTTAGGAATACCTTTAATGGAGCAAGCTGGAGGAGTTATATTTGGTAACTTACCATTATTATTTGCTGTTGGAGCCGCTATAGGTCTTGTTGGAGGAGACGGTATCGCTGCCTTAGCTGCTATTGTTGCTCTACTTATTATGAATACTACTATGGGAATTCTTACTGATGCGGCGGCTGGTATCGCTGCTGGAAACCCTGCCTTCTCTGAAGTTTTAGGAATACCTACTCTTCAAACTGGAGTTTTTGGAGGTTTAATTGCCGGTATTATCGCTGCTGTTTGTTACAAGAAATTTTACAGAACTGAATTACCTGCATTCTTAGGATTCTTTGCTGGTAAAAGATTAGTTCCAATAATGACTGCTATTGTTGCTTTCCTAGTTGGTATGGCTATGCCTTATATATGGCAACCAGTTCAAGCTGGATTAGCTCAACTTTCTTACTTAGCAAACGAAACAAATACGAATATTTCTACATTCCTATTTGGAGTTACTGAAAGAGCATTAATCCCATTTGGATTACACCATATTTTCTATGCACCTTTCTGGTTCCAATTTGGAGATTATACAAATGCTGCTGGACAAATTGTTAACGGTGACCAAGCTATATGGTTTGCAATGTTAAAAGATGGAGTTCACTCATTTAACTCTGCTACTTATGCTGGAGCTGGAAAATTTATGACTGGTAAATTCCCATTCATGATGTTTGGATTACCTGCTGCTGCTCTTGCTATGTATAACGAAGCTAAAACTGAAAATAAAAAGATGGCTGCTGGAATTTTATTCTCTGCTGCTTTAACATCTTTCTTAACAGGAATAACTGAGCCTTTAGAGTTCTCATTCTTATTCGTAGCACCTATTCTTTATGGAATTCACTGTGTTTTTGCAGGACTTTCATTTATGCTTATGAATATGTTTAAAGTTAGAATTGGTATGACATTCTCTGGTGGAGTTATTGACTATATTATGTTTGGAGTTTTACCTGGTAGTGAAGGTTTTGAGACAAACTGGCCTATGGTTATCATTGTTGGTATCGGATTCTCTGTAATATACTACTTTGGATTTAGATTCTTCATCAGAAAGTTTAATCTTATGACTCCTGGAAGAGAAGTTGTTACTGATACAGATAACTCTCAACCTAAAGCACAAGGAAGTGAATTAGCTACATTAGTTCTTGCTGCACTTGGTGGAAAAGAAAATGTAATTTCTGTTGATGCTTGTATCACAAGATTAAGACTAGAAGTTAAAGATACAGCTCTAGTAAATGATGCTGAACTTAAAAAATTAGGAGCTTCTGGAGTTCTTAAAGTTGGTCAAAATGGAGTTCAAGCTATATTTGGTGCAAAGGCACAATTTATTGCAAACGATATAAAAGCATTATAA
- a CDS encoding DUF368 domain-containing protein produces the protein MLKNFLKGIVIGIANVLPGVSGGTLAVVLNVYDKLTEAIGNFFTAPLSKKIEYLKFLAQIGFGAVIGIVAFAGIISKMYETYPRGTTIVFLLLILPSIPVILKGEKFFKRDNIISFIAGIVFTVIFIYITKLFAGNEEVIRTAGFNLAYGGKLFVCGLIAAGAMVIPGISGSLLLMILGEYYNIMNYIKSFNITPLIFFAGGTAIGLVLVSKAINILLNKYRSCTLHFIVGIIVVSLFEISAMLFTH, from the coding sequence ATGTTAAAAAATTTTTTAAAAGGGATTGTTATAGGGATTGCCAATGTATTGCCAGGTGTTTCTGGTGGAACATTAGCAGTGGTTTTAAATGTTTATGATAAGTTGACAGAAGCTATAGGGAACTTCTTTACGGCACCATTATCAAAGAAAATAGAATACTTGAAGTTTTTAGCTCAGATAGGGTTTGGAGCAGTTATAGGGATAGTTGCTTTTGCAGGGATTATATCTAAAATGTATGAAACATATCCAAGAGGAACAACAATTGTGTTTTTACTTTTAATTTTACCTTCTATTCCTGTTATATTAAAAGGAGAGAAATTTTTTAAAAGAGATAATATAATTTCATTTATAGCTGGAATAGTATTTACGGTTATTTTTATTTATATAACAAAATTATTTGCAGGGAATGAAGAGGTTATAAGAACAGCTGGATTTAATTTAGCTTATGGTGGAAAATTATTTGTGTGTGGGCTTATAGCAGCGGGAGCTATGGTAATACCAGGTATTTCTGGATCACTTTTACTTATGATTTTAGGAGAATACTATAATATAATGAACTATATTAAAAGTTTTAATATAACACCATTAATATTTTTTGCTGGTGGAACGGCAATAGGATTAGTGTTGGTATCAAAAGCTATAAATATACTTTTAAATAAATATAGAAGTTGTACATTACACTTTATTGTAGGAATAATAGTAGTTTCATTATTTGAAATATCAGCTATGCTTTTTACTCACTAA
- the polA gene encoding DNA polymerase I, whose translation MKKAVLLDVSAIMYRAFYGNLNFKTKNEPTGAVYGFVNTLLSIINQFEPDYIGAAFDVKRSTLRRSEVYKEYKAKRDAAPEDLVVQIPRIEELLDCFGIERFKIDGYEADDVLGSLAEELSAKGIETYVITGDKDLSQILDKNINIALLGKGDGGGLKVLRTEEDVVEQLGVKPNMIPDLFGLIGDTSDGIPGVRKIGTKKAVPMLEKYGNLEGIYENIDSLTELPGIGKSLVTNLVEDKELAFMSRDLATIEIVPLNITEEQLKYKEDDKKLLELFKKLEFKSLIKKMGLENGAETPVINNTSKMSEGMQLGLFSFQAPVEIEEEKAFEVLVGTEIEKKLLKRIDEKAFLYLGEKGLAVSIKNKDYYLPLEDDLSKDSLKKVLTSDIKFISYGFKNILRKGYDIKNMDLDTMLAYHLLTSQTREEIEVMLKNVIEEDIEKYTEVFAKTKVLELSNEDYGKFLVKRTRGMLVAYPELLKELENNNLLEVLQEIEMPLIKVLASMENEGIKISPEYFSNYSEELELRLNQLTEKIYEIAGGEFNINSPKQLGEVLFLNLNIPPVKKTKTGFSTDSEVLEKLREQGHEIAESILEYRRLSKLKSTYVDPLPKMVDENNRLHTTFNQTGTATGRLSSSDPNLQNIPVRTEEGMKIRRGFIAETDHVLLGIDYSQIELRVLAEISQDESLIKAYAENQDLHSLTARKLFELDIDEEVTREQRDAAKTVNFSIIYGKTAFGLSQELKISPKEASEYISRYFDQYPSVKHLEKEIIMYAEEHGYVETYFKRKRIIEGINSKNRVIKSQAERMAVNTVIQGTAAEILKKVMINLYDVLKDKNDIHMLLQVHDELIFEVEKEKALEYKDLIEKIMKESIKFSKVKLEVNSSIGENWSETK comes from the coding sequence ATGAAAAAAGCAGTTTTATTAGACGTTAGTGCAATAATGTATAGAGCCTTTTATGGAAATTTAAATTTTAAAACAAAAAATGAACCGACAGGAGCTGTTTATGGATTCGTAAATACTCTTCTTAGTATAATAAATCAGTTTGAGCCAGATTATATTGGAGCGGCATTTGATGTAAAAAGGTCAACACTTAGACGTAGTGAAGTGTATAAAGAATATAAAGCAAAAAGAGATGCGGCACCAGAAGATCTAGTTGTTCAAATTCCTAGAATAGAAGAACTTTTAGATTGTTTTGGGATCGAAAGATTTAAAATAGATGGATATGAGGCAGATGACGTTTTAGGAAGTTTAGCTGAAGAGCTAAGTGCTAAGGGGATAGAAACTTATGTTATAACTGGAGATAAAGACCTCTCTCAAATATTGGATAAAAATATAAATATAGCTCTTCTTGGAAAAGGAGATGGTGGTGGACTTAAAGTATTGAGAACTGAAGAGGATGTTGTCGAGCAATTAGGTGTAAAACCAAATATGATTCCAGATCTATTCGGACTTATAGGTGATACAAGTGATGGAATCCCTGGTGTTAGAAAAATTGGAACAAAAAAAGCAGTACCTATGTTAGAAAAATATGGGAATTTAGAAGGGATTTATGAAAATATAGACTCTTTAACAGAATTACCTGGTATTGGAAAATCATTGGTTACCAATCTGGTTGAAGATAAAGAGTTGGCTTTTATGAGTCGTGATTTAGCTACAATAGAGATTGTTCCTTTAAATATCACAGAAGAGCAATTGAAATATAAAGAGGACGATAAAAAACTTTTAGAACTATTTAAAAAACTAGAGTTTAAGTCTTTAATAAAAAAGATGGGATTAGAAAATGGAGCAGAAACTCCAGTAATAAATAATACATCAAAAATGTCAGAAGGAATGCAACTTGGTCTTTTTAGCTTCCAAGCACCGGTTGAGATAGAAGAAGAAAAAGCATTTGAAGTTTTAGTAGGAACAGAGATAGAAAAAAAACTTTTAAAAAGAATTGATGAAAAAGCATTTCTTTATTTAGGTGAAAAAGGATTGGCAGTATCTATAAAAAATAAAGATTACTATCTTCCGTTAGAAGATGATCTTAGCAAAGATAGTTTAAAAAAAGTTTTAACTTCAGATATCAAATTTATATCATATGGATTTAAAAATATTTTAAGAAAAGGATATGATATAAAAAATATGGATTTAGATACAATGCTTGCATATCATCTTTTAACTTCCCAAACTAGAGAAGAGATTGAAGTTATGTTAAAAAATGTAATTGAAGAGGATATAGAAAAATATACGGAAGTTTTTGCTAAAACTAAAGTTTTAGAATTATCAAATGAAGATTATGGTAAATTTTTAGTAAAAAGAACAAGAGGGATGTTAGTAGCTTATCCTGAACTTTTAAAAGAACTTGAAAATAATAATCTTTTAGAAGTTTTACAAGAGATAGAGATGCCTCTTATAAAAGTTTTAGCTAGCATGGAAAACGAAGGAATAAAAATATCACCAGAATATTTTTCTAATTATAGTGAAGAGTTAGAGTTGAGATTAAATCAATTAACTGAAAAAATATATGAAATAGCTGGTGGCGAGTTCAATATAAATTCTCCAAAACAGTTAGGAGAAGTTTTATTTTTAAATTTAAATATTCCACCTGTTAAAAAAACAAAGACAGGTTTTTCAACAGATAGTGAAGTTTTAGAAAAGTTGAGAGAGCAAGGGCATGAAATAGCGGAATCAATTTTAGAATATAGAAGATTGAGTAAGTTAAAATCAACATATGTGGATCCATTACCTAAAATGGTGGATGAAAATAATAGATTACATACAACATTTAATCAAACTGGAACAGCAACAGGAAGACTGTCATCTTCAGATCCAAACCTTCAAAATATACCAGTACGTACAGAGGAAGGAATGAAAATTAGAAGAGGTTTTATAGCAGAAACAGATCATGTTTTATTAGGTATAGATTACTCTCAAATAGAACTAAGAGTTCTAGCAGAGATATCACAAGATGAAAGTCTAATAAAAGCTTATGCAGAAAATCAAGATCTTCATAGTTTAACAGCGAGAAAATTATTTGAGCTAGATATAGATGAAGAGGTAACAAGAGAGCAAAGAGACGCCGCTAAAACGGTAAATTTCAGTATAATATATGGGAAAACAGCTTTTGGATTATCTCAAGAATTAAAGATAAGTCCTAAAGAGGCATCGGAATATATCAGTAGGTATTTTGATCAATATCCATCTGTTAAACATTTAGAGAAAGAGATAATAATGTATGCAGAAGAGCACGGATATGTAGAAACGTATTTTAAAAGAAAAAGAATAATTGAAGGAATCAATTCGAAAAATAGAGTTATAAAAAGTCAAGCTGAAAGAATGGCTGTAAATACGGTTATTCAAGGAACTGCAGCAGAGATTCTAAAAAAAGTTATGATAAATCTTTATGATGTTCTAAAAGATAAAAATGATATTCATATGCTTTTACAAGTTCATGATGAACTTATATTTGAAGTTGAAAAAGAAAAAGCTTTAGAATATAAAGATTTAATAGAAAAAATAATGAAAGAAAGCATTAAGTTTTCAAAAGTAAAATTAGAAGTAAATAGTTCTATTGGAGAGAATTGGTCTGAAACAAAATAG
- a CDS encoding Mu transposase C-terminal domain-containing protein has translation MKNKENNNKYKIIEPFFKKEKKLKDIEKETEISYATLKRWVSQYKDYGVDGLEKKERSDKNSFKKINDEVLFHLKNLYKEYHNLPITKLYDKAKTTLINYNSMISYPTFFRIINNLDENIRGNSINSIKKDKIYEYAIIQKSIPIPFFNNRNKIYYLTIYYNKENYKIINFIFEENSRDLTKLFNFIRESIIIEGEYPKNISIDTKIAGVTKAILRKIYFETKINLIQEDPDREIINYLGYMDTDILKEFYLKKPKEIEEIICFLKRYLFISSEEKVEKSEFEKKLNYFFTWYKRKVYNCGVRVKNSVYNSSVLKEIEGNIVDVAYSEFSTEKVEVYMDEIFIGEAKIIK, from the coding sequence TTGAAAAATAAAGAAAATAATAATAAATATAAGATAATTGAGCCCTTTTTCAAAAAAGAAAAAAAGCTCAAAGATATAGAAAAAGAGACAGAAATCTCTTATGCAACCTTGAAAAGATGGGTTAGTCAATATAAGGATTATGGAGTAGATGGATTAGAAAAAAAAGAAAGATCCGATAAGAATAGCTTTAAAAAAATAAATGATGAAGTGCTATTCCATTTAAAAAATTTATATAAAGAGTATCATAATTTACCCATAACAAAACTCTATGACAAGGCCAAAACTACACTAATAAACTACAATTCGATGATAAGTTATCCTACATTTTTTAGAATTATTAATAATCTAGATGAAAATATTAGAGGAAATTCAATAAATTCCATAAAAAAAGATAAAATATATGAATATGCTATTATACAAAAATCAATTCCAATTCCTTTCTTTAATAATAGAAATAAGATATATTATTTAACAATATATTATAACAAGGAAAATTATAAGATAATTAATTTTATCTTTGAGGAAAATTCAAGAGATTTAACAAAATTATTTAATTTTATAAGAGAAAGTATTATAATAGAAGGAGAATATCCTAAAAATATATCAATAGACACAAAAATTGCTGGAGTTACAAAAGCAATCTTAAGGAAAATTTACTTTGAAACAAAGATAAATTTAATTCAAGAAGACCCAGATAGAGAGATAATAAATTATTTAGGGTATATGGATACAGATATATTAAAAGAGTTTTATCTAAAAAAACCCAAAGAAATAGAAGAGATAATCTGTTTTTTAAAAAGATATCTATTTATTTCCTCAGAAGAAAAAGTAGAAAAAAGTGAATTTGAAAAGAAATTAAATTATTTTTTTACTTGGTATAAAAGAAAAGTTTATAATTGTGGAGTTAGAGTTAAAAACTCTGTTTATAATAGTAGTGTTTTGAAGGAGATTGAGGGGAATATTGTAGATGTTGCTTACAGTGAGTTTTCTACAGAAAAAGTAGAAGTTTATATGGATGAAATATTTATAGGAGAAGCAAAAATAATAAAATGA
- a CDS encoding single-stranded DNA-binding protein, whose amino-acid sequence MNLVVLIGRLTRDPELKFGQSGKAYSKFSLAVDRPFAKGEADFINCVAFGKTAELIGEYLRKGRKVAINGKLQMNRYEVNGEKRTSYDVVVDSMEFIEARGGDSSSEFSAPAPSYAAPKAAESSQGDFSPSSSFDEDEFPF is encoded by the coding sequence ATGAACCTAGTTGTTTTAATAGGACGTTTAACTAGAGATCCTGAACTTAAGTTCGGTCAAAGTGGTAAAGCATACTCTAAATTTAGTTTAGCTGTTGACAGACCTTTTGCTAAAGGTGAAGCTGATTTTATAAACTGTGTTGCTTTTGGAAAAACTGCTGAACTTATAGGTGAGTACTTAAGAAAAGGAAGAAAAGTTGCCATCAATGGTAAACTTCAAATGAATAGATATGAAGTTAACGGTGAAAAGAGAACTTCTTATGATGTTGTTGTTGACTCTATGGAGTTTATCGAAGCTAGAGGAGGAGATAGTTCTTCTGAATTCTCAGCTCCTGCACCATCTTACGCTGCTCCAAAGGCTGCTGAATCATCTCAAGGTGATTTTAGCCCATCATCATCATTTGATGAAGACGAATTTCCGTTCTAA
- a CDS encoding TaqI-like C-terminal specificity domain-containing protein → MKGDYNYKIYTPEQYAISIAKIAIEKYLENFSKEKIDEIRVIDISCGSGNLLLAILEELLKISKQLHGEYRYNEKWITGYDIDEKALELFKKRAAALFFEYKIQGELNIKRCDSLYESIDKRYDIVLGNPPYLGEKNHKEVFQNIKETNFGKKYYQPKMDYFYFFIEKGIDILKDKGILVYLTTNYWLKADSAENLRDKLKKEGEFFRIENYSYSIFKDAMGQHNVIFSWIKNGDEKIIEVIEDENKYNVEQSSIFTKEHNKIVLIPPMWKESINKIRDKGNFRLGDLVNVNQGIVSGADKVFVFKEYEEKFKEYLKPFYKNRDIGKYHITETPPFWILYLNAKSKLNETTFEYLEEFKQLLSKRREVAYERINWWELQWARDEDIFIKPKIIVRQRCKTNNFAYTDKEFYGSADIYYLTGKTSDINLFYLLGYLNSKAFFYWFNYIGKKKGKNLEFYSTPLKESPIYYPEDKKELLYVECLVKQQLEEYKEEVQKEIDNYFDKKLEINLKEELY, encoded by the coding sequence TTGAAAGGTGACTACAATTATAAAATATATACCCCAGAGCAATATGCGATAAGTATTGCTAAGATAGCTATAGAAAAATACTTAGAAAACTTTTCTAAAGAAAAAATAGATGAAATTAGAGTAATTGATATCTCGTGTGGATCAGGAAATCTTTTATTAGCAATTTTAGAAGAGCTTTTAAAGATTTCTAAACAACTTCACGGAGAATATAGATATAATGAAAAATGGATTACAGGTTATGATATAGATGAAAAAGCTTTGGAATTATTTAAAAAAAGAGCTGCTGCTCTTTTTTTTGAGTACAAAATTCAAGGTGAATTAAATATAAAAAGATGTGATTCGCTTTATGAAAGTATAGATAAAAGATACGATATTGTACTTGGAAATCCACCATACTTAGGTGAGAAAAATCATAAAGAAGTATTTCAAAATATAAAGGAAACCAATTTTGGGAAAAAGTATTATCAGCCTAAGATGGATTATTTTTATTTCTTTATAGAAAAAGGTATAGATATTTTAAAAGATAAAGGAATTTTAGTTTATCTGACAACAAATTATTGGCTTAAAGCGGATAGTGCAGAAAATTTGAGGGATAAATTAAAAAAAGAAGGAGAATTTTTTAGAATTGAAAACTATAGTTATTCTATATTCAAAGATGCAATGGGACAACATAACGTTATTTTTTCATGGATAAAAAATGGAGATGAAAAAATAATTGAAGTTATAGAGGATGAAAATAAGTATAATGTTGAACAAAGTAGTATCTTTACAAAAGAGCATAACAAAATAGTTTTAATTCCACCTATGTGGAAGGAAAGTATAAATAAAATTCGAGATAAAGGTAATTTTAGGTTGGGAGATTTAGTAAATGTAAATCAAGGGATAGTTAGTGGAGCAGATAAAGTCTTTGTTTTTAAAGAGTATGAAGAAAAGTTTAAAGAATATTTAAAACCATTTTACAAGAATAGAGACATAGGAAAATACCATATAACAGAAACTCCTCCTTTTTGGATATTATACTTGAATGCTAAGAGTAAGCTAAATGAAACAACTTTTGAATATTTAGAAGAGTTTAAACAACTTCTTTCTAAAAGAAGAGAAGTAGCTTATGAGAGAATTAATTGGTGGGAGCTTCAGTGGGCAAGAGATGAAGATATTTTTATAAAACCTAAAATAATAGTTCGTCAACGTTGTAAAACAAATAATTTTGCTTATACAGATAAAGAGTTTTATGGAAGTGCAGATATATATTATTTGACAGGGAAAACTTCGGATATAAATTTATTTTATCTCTTAGGATATCTAAATTCAAAAGCTTTTTTCTATTGGTTTAACTATATTGGAAAGAAAAAAGGAAAGAATTTAGAGTTTTATTCAACACCTTTAAAAGAAAGCCCTATATATTACCCCGAAGATAAAAAAGAGTTATTGTATGTAGAATGTTTAGTAAAACAACAATTAGAAGAGTATAAGGAAGAGGTTCAAAAAGAGATTGATAATTATTTTGACAAAAAACTTGAGATAAACTTAAAGGAGGAGCTGTATTAG
- the whiA gene encoding DNA-binding protein WhiA, with the protein MSYTYKVKNEILHRYKLVEEEKYAEVRAMLLLKHSIKDNSIELKLENKEIAERVYAILKELTSLKIFIKYSKSKKFGEHNIYVITIPAQPGFKSFIEKLLEYGCNGKKASEKVEEGFIRGMFLGCGYIKSPEKEYALDFFIDSEELAEELYNLLIKMGKRVYKTIKRNKPLVYMRNAEDIMDIIVLIGSMKEFYNYEETTMIKDLKNKTIREMNWEVANETKTLDTARKQIIMINLIGREIGLQELSPVLEEIAFLRLENPEASLQELGEIIGISKSGIRNRFRRIEEIYNELLEKGREA; encoded by the coding sequence GTGTCGTATACTTATAAAGTAAAAAACGAGATACTACATCGTTATAAATTAGTTGAAGAGGAAAAGTATGCAGAGGTAAGAGCAATGCTCTTATTAAAACATTCAATTAAGGATAATAGCATAGAATTAAAATTAGAAAATAAAGAGATAGCTGAGAGAGTTTATGCTATTTTAAAAGAATTGACATCTCTTAAAATTTTCATTAAATATTCTAAAAGTAAAAAATTTGGAGAACATAATATATATGTTATAACAATACCTGCTCAGCCAGGCTTTAAGTCATTCATTGAAAAGCTTTTAGAGTATGGATGTAATGGAAAAAAGGCTAGTGAAAAAGTAGAAGAGGGTTTTATAAGGGGGATGTTTTTAGGATGTGGTTATATAAAATCTCCAGAGAAAGAATATGCTTTGGATTTTTTTATAGACAGTGAAGAGCTTGCTGAAGAATTATATAATCTTTTGATAAAAATGGGGAAAAGAGTGTATAAAACTATCAAAAGAAATAAACCCTTAGTTTATATGAGAAATGCTGAGGATATCATGGATATAATTGTTTTAATCGGTTCTATGAAAGAGTTTTATAACTATGAAGAAACAACAATGATAAAAGATTTGAAAAATAAAACTATAAGAGAAATGAATTGGGAAGTGGCTAACGAAACTAAGACTTTAGACACCGCAAGAAAACAGATAATAATGATAAACCTAATAGGAAGAGAGATTGGGCTTCAAGAATTAAGCCCTGTTCTTGAAGAGATCGCTTTTTTAAGACTTGAAAATCCAGAAGCGTCTTTGCAAGAACTAGGAGAAATAATAGGAATATCAAAGTCAGGAATAAGAAATAGATTTAGAAGAATAGAAGAGATATATAACGAACTTTTAGAAAAAGGAAGAGAGGCCTAA
- a CDS encoding ScpA family protein, with the protein MEIVLKIDNFEGPLDLLLHLIEKKKMKISEIKVSQIIDEYILYIEKAKTDNLNIKVEFLEIASELLEIKAFSILSVEKEVEKEKDLKRRLEDYKVFKEVAHVISEIECEYNISYSRGEGRKITKNIPKEFDLTTLKLQDVFNSYVKYLPKEEEFLEIELEKRYSLKEEMDRIKVILYTSEKKIEEIFGRAENRTHLVYMFLAILDLYRDGIILIEGENGLKLFRR; encoded by the coding sequence ATGGAAATAGTATTAAAAATAGATAATTTTGAAGGGCCATTAGACCTTCTACTACACTTGATTGAGAAAAAAAAGATGAAGATATCTGAAATAAAAGTTTCTCAGATAATAGACGAGTATATTTTATATATAGAAAAAGCAAAGACAGATAATCTAAATATTAAAGTTGAATTTTTAGAAATTGCTTCAGAATTGTTAGAAATAAAGGCTTTTTCAATACTAAGTGTAGAAAAAGAGGTAGAAAAAGAAAAAGATTTAAAGAGAAGATTAGAGGATTATAAAGTTTTCAAAGAAGTAGCACATGTGATTTCTGAAATTGAATGTGAATATAATATTTCATACTCAAGAGGTGAAGGAAGAAAAATAACTAAGAATATACCAAAAGAGTTTGATTTAACAACTCTAAAATTACAAGATGTATTTAATAGTTATGTTAAATACCTTCCGAAAGAAGAGGAATTCTTAGAGATAGAATTGGAAAAGAGATATTCATTGAAAGAAGAGATGGATAGAATAAAAGTTATTTTATATACCTCTGAGAAAAAAATAGAAGAGATATTTGGAAGAGCTGAAAATAGGACTCATTTAGTGTATATGTTTTTAGCAATTTTAGATTTATACAGAGATGGAATAATATTAATAGAGGGTGAAAATGGTTTGAAACTCTTTAGGAGGTAA